CCCGCACCGGCCGACTGGGGTTGGGCGATTGCGGCCGGTATCTCAGGTGCGATCGGGGTGACCGCCCTGTATCGAGGCCTGGCGATGCGGGCGGCGGCAATCGTCGCCCCGACGGCCGCCGTTGTAGGGGCGGCCGTACCGGTCGCGGCCGGCCTCGTGGTCGAAGGGCTTCCCAGTCTGGCCCAGGCCCTCGGATTCGCTACAGGCAGCCTTGGGATCTGGCTGGTTTCGGCTTCGCCAGGTTTGGGATTCGGTGAGCGACGGCAAAGCCTGTGGCTGGCGATCGGTGCGGGGATCTTCATCGGAGGGTTCCTGGTGATGATCGCGCAGGTGAGTGACGCCAACGTTTTCGGCCCGTTGGCAATTGCCAAGGCGACCGGCACGCTCGTGGCGGTCCTGGTGCTGCTGTCGATGCGAACTGCCATGCCCTCCTTGACGGCCCACCCGCTGGCGCTCCTGGCGGGGGTGCTCGACGCCGGCGGGAATGTGCTCTTCGTCCTGTCCTCCCGCTTCATTCGGCTGGATGTGGCGGCTGTGCTCTCGGCGATGGCTCCGGCCATGACCGTCGTGCTATCGGC
This window of the Anaerolineales bacterium genome carries:
- a CDS encoding DMT family transporter, translated to PAPADWGWAIAAGISGAIGVTALYRGLAMRAAAIVAPTAAVVGAAVPVAAGLVVEGLPSLAQALGFATGSLGIWLVSASPGLGFGERRQSLWLAIGAGIFIGGFLVMIAQVSDANVFGPLAIAKATGTLVAVLVLLSMRTAMPSLTAHPLALLAGVLDAGGNVLFVLSSRFIRLDVAAVLSAMAPAMTVVLSAAIVREAVSRWQVLGVLLCLSAIVLLAL